The genomic segment cttttcaaTGTTGCTCTTGTGATGTGAATTTAATGGTTGAATGATCCTTGATTAATTAGGTGAGCGGAGTTGCTATGATGAAGGTAAACGAACAGCTGAGACTTTAGCCATGGATTATCATCGTGGCGCTGGAGTAGAGGTAATATCTTACCGCCACTTGTTGAATTTGAAGCTTCATGATCATCGATCTGCTGGTGTTATGCAGtatgatttgaattttttgTTTCATTATATTGCGACTAATATTTGAATGTGTATTCATCTTTCTTCGGGAGAATGATATTATTGTCATTGCATTTCTGGGTGAACTAAGAACCAATTTGTGATGAATTAGCACTCAATTTAGTTATTAATATCATCAAATAATGTGACGTTCCCATTTTCTCGCTGCTTTTCCATGTTTTATCTTCCTATTCATGTGTTTTCCCAATGACACCCTGTGGTACTGTAGTTAACTTACTATCTATGCATCTGACATGACCAATTGTGTGGGTTAATTTGGGTGATCGAACCTTTTCAGCTTGATGTATCAAGTTGCATACCAGATACCAaatgttttgtttttttgtcgAAACACACAAGTGCATGCACATAGGTAGTAATATTCTCTAGAGGAAATGCTCCAAGTACATATATGCTTACTGTATGCAACATGGATGTAAAAAGGAAGCGTTGGATGACTGCCATTACCATCATGTTGTAATGTGCTTGACAAAAAAACGAAGCATTGTTCTTAGTCATGTAGAGCGAGGAAGATGGATCAACCAGTGATTggcattttctttcttttttcttttgtcttttaaaagaaaaaatctaACAAACCATATCTGTATCTATAAACCGGTTTTGGCACGAACTCTTACGATTAGCTTTGGCATAGACCCCAACCAGCAGCATATAAAAGACAATGTAAGTACATGAGATGTAGATTATATCTATACTTCTCCCAAGAGAGGACAATGAATTAGGCTCCTGATAAAGAAATACCATTCTATCTAGTTTTTATTGATCACGGTCTGATTGATTTGTCAGCTTGATGTAAATGCTCTATTGAAGTTTAGAGAAGATACTTTGATTTCTTTAGAAAacattataatatttatattgacCCTAACAATGTTTCACTGTCTTTACAGGTACGCATTGCACGCATTTTTAATACATATGGACCTCGCATGTGTCTGGATGACGGGCGTGTTGTCAGCAACTTCGTCTCACAGGTTTGTCTTCTATAATGCCATTCTCATCGATTTTGATAAAGATGCATCAAGAAGACAAATTCTAATTGCTGCAGCCGTGTTGTGCAGGCCATACGCAAACAACCTATGACGGTATACGGTGATGGGAAGCAAACACGTAGCTTCCAATACGTATCTGATTTGGTAGGTAATATTGTCTTGTCCCAGTTGGGAGTTTATTTGCGGTGAAATGCTTTGTACTTTAAGGAATGTGATATGTGAAAATATTCGTGCTTTGCACAAGTTGTATAAATATCTCAATGTGAGATGTTGAATTCTGTGTGTTGATAAACTGATGTGCCCTCGAACCTTCCCACTTTCTCAATGTTAGGTTAATGGATTGGTGGCATTGATGGAAGGCGATCATGTTGGCCCTTTCAACTTGGGTAACCCCGGAGAATTCACCATGTTGGAGCTTGCTGAGGTTTGTGTAGATTATTCTCTTCTTTCAACGGGAAACATTTCTTAGATATGTGttagagataaaaaaaaatacattataGAATCAAATATACAtcaaaatcttgaaaatatGTATGCATGCAAGATTACATTGAGCTGCTCTCACCAGGTTGTTAAAGAGACCATCGATCCAAGTGCAACGATAGAATTCAGACCAAACACCGCTGATGACCCTCATAAAAGGAAGCCGGACATTAGTAAAGCAAAAGAGTTTCTCAACTGGGAGCCGAAGATTTCCTTGCGAGAGGGGTTACCTCGAATGGTCTCTGATTTTCGAAACCGTATCTTGAACGAAGATGAAGGAAAGGGAAACTAGTAGGAATGCAGCGGAAAGGTATGTATAGATTGAAAGCATGTTGTGTATGTTATTCGTTTTTACCATACTGCATTTATATCTTTTTTTAATACTAACTACCATCGGAATAGCAATAAATCGCATCGTTACCACTTACCTATGTATTTTGTCAAACCATGATGACTTTTTGTATTATTGACTTGCCTTTGGCTTAAATCCAGTTTTGGACATTTATATGTAGCCGACTTTCATATCATCGATGACATTAAATTTCTCGATTCTATTCTTCATTTTATGCATCCTCCTtatgtttaaaataaattatttgataGAACAAAGAAGGTAGTATAAAAGGAAATTTATGTAATTTGCCTCTATTCTCCCAAAGTAGAAAAGAAGAGATGAAGGCATATGGATAAAGTCTTTGATAGAAAAAAGTATTACATTGGAGATAATTCGATCTCAAATTCAAATATTAGTCTGAACGAACTCGAAAAACTTGAAAACTAGCTCGACTTATTCATACTGTCCAAATTGGAAGCGATGTAAAGCTAAAGGAAAGATAAGAAAGCAAGAGTTAAAAGTGAGGCAAAAGGCATCTAATTCTTTGCATCTTTTTGAAACCCACAATCGTTGCCTCTTGAAAAAATATCATGAACAAAAGGGCATGTGTATCATTCAAGTTCAACCACAAGATGGAAAAACTCCATTTGATTTCATATTCAAGAAGAATATGATCCAAAAGCATCACAAGAAGACAGTTCCAATTATTCTTATTCTGGGATTGCAAAAAGAAGTTTACTTTTGGTCTCTTCTGTGGCCCAAATCATACTTTATAAATAAAGATTAGTTCTGAGGATCATCACATATTTTTGGTCCTAAGttaaatatttacaagaatcggCTACGTGGACGAATCGGTATTCATCGGTATCGATAACATGTCGAACGATCACATCTAAAAatcttaattattaaattttttcaccaaaaatttgATGTTTTAAAATGCAATATAGGGACTCTTTCACAGTTTAACACTTGCCTTGACCAGAAAGAGTCCCTTCTCTTTCTCTTTCCCACCCACAATTTTGATTCTCTAAGCCATTAACTCACACTTTCCAAACATGAAAAGAATCCATATATTCTCTCGATCACAAGCTGCAATACACATGTTTTCCCAACATGGACGAaggctcttcttcttctttctcGTCCCATATTCAGCCCGGTAGTAGCCCAGCGATAGACAGATACAATCCCATAATCAGAGATTCAAGAAGAAATGCTAGATCAATCCCTCCTTTTAGTACTTCTCAGCAAACTATAACCCCAAAAACTCCCAAGAATCAACTCAAGAAAAAGAATAAGAAAATCCCTTCAATCGAAAATGGCGATCAAGCCAAGATCAAGATGACATGTGCCGATAGTACTATTATAAGTGATGGAAACTCTAGTGGTGGCGTTATAAGGGAGAGTCGGAGCCATATCAAGACTGCAGATTTTATCACTCCTCCAAGTTCTACTAGATACTTGCTGAGTAACGACAGGGTTCGATTCAACTCTTTATCGGATTTCGACCCGAATCTGAATCTGTTTACTGGTGAAACTTCAAAGTCTGAGGCTGTGAAAACAGATGAACCGTATGATGTGAATCCGCCAACTTTGTCTTGCCCTGCAGACCAGGTTGTTGTTTTGAAAGTGTCGTTGCATTGCAGAGGATGTGAAAGAAAAATGAGAAAACATATCTCAAGAATGGAAGGTTTGTATCTTTCaattatttcaaattcaaaaaatttaaatcacACCACAACTGATCGTATCTAGACATAACAAGTTTATCTTCAAATAGATGAAGTTCCTTGTGCATGATCATCACTTTTCTTGCTAGGTCTTGCAGGCTAGTCTTGATCCTTGATTACTTTTATGCAGGAGTTACATCTTTTGACATAGATTTTGCAGCAAAGAAGGTGACAGTGGCCGGAAAAGTGACCCCGTTGAGCGTTCTTTCGAGCATATCTAAGGTGAAAAACGCCCAACTATGGCCTCCCACGATATCATCTTCCATCCAAACGCCACTCAGTTTCAGTAACTCGGCAGTCAAGAAAGGCTACAAAGAAGCAGCTGCAGCATAGAGAGATGCAAACCAGAGGATTTTAGTGTGAAAGCCTCTATGAAATTTGATGTGTGTAAATTCAGTCATCATCAATATGTGTTTGGTCATGAATTTAGAATTGTTGTTGAACATCATTGGAGCTTGTGATTTCATAACTGTCTTtctttctatttttgttttctaaattttaattcCTTTTCAATTAATACTTCTCTTATCAATTCACAACCTCGTTACACGAATAATAGTTAAGTAAATATACCTCAATTAGTGAATCTcttctttcttttaaaaaaagtacAACAATTTACTTTTTTTTGCATGTATGTCGTGACTAAATATGTTTTTTTCTCAATTATTATGTAAATTGTCGCATTTATGAAATGATTTGCATGAAAGATATGTACTTTTATGACATGTCACttataagttttttttaaaaaaaattatatgcctaTATTTTATAAACCATGTTGCCTATCATGTTCGATAAACCCTCTTACCAAACACTGACACTTTACCCTAAAAAAACACATTTTGCTTTGACTTTTTAGAGCAATAATGCGGAAATACTTGACAAGGATCCATCATCCAACAGAAAAAATTTGATATGATGAGAAATTAGTAGACAAATGATAATTACAAGATGAGTTATATATGCTACAAATGAGACCCTGTTTTCTACCTACTTGGTAACTACTTAGGGGAGAGGAGAATCGAACATGAATTATCATAATGAGGGCAGATGGTGAGACCATTGGGCCAATTGACCGGAAAAGATGCATGTTTGAGTAAAAGCAAAAATGTGTTTTGAGCTACTAAATATCATTTCAATCAAACATGTGATGAGTATTTATTATGGAAGAATGACCTAATTGATCCCACTATACATAACCTTAAGATTAAAGAATGTATTACTCTGCTTTTCTAGCAAAAATGATTCATATTTGTTACAAAAAAAAATGGTATTCTAAAATGAAAACATAATGTTTGAAAATCAAGAGCCTTAATACAGGGCATCAAATCCAAATCTGATGCAGTAAATAGTAATGGATGTATGAACACTTATACAATCAGTGTACGAATAATAATTACTGGATATAAGCATCCTTATCGAGGACACTAAACGGCATATTTTGGTGTTAACACtttattatacatatataaCTTTATTATAACTATTACAACTAAGTTTGTGATCAGCAAGAGTTACCAACTAAACTTAAGAATCTAATCCAGATACGAATTAATAgatacatataatatcagatATCAGGTCATCTATCAACAATTTCTCGATTTCACTACCTACCAAGTCAACTTCTTGCTTCGAATCTGACCACTGCATCTCCTTATCGAGTATCGTTTCCGATACATCACCACTTGGAAAATCTTGATTGATCAGCTTCACAACGTTGTCTCTGATTCCTTCTTTATGTCGCGTCATTTGCAAAATTCCTAACTTCGGCATCACCCAGGGCAACAAGCCATCTTGATGCTGCGAAACCTGGAAAATCGCGGAACTAATCGTGTCAAAAAGTAACCTTCTTTCAGGCCTCGACCCAACCGTTATGTCACTATATTTCTTCTCGAGATCATCAAACAACCGAGGATCCAAAGGGCACTCTGGGGAGTGGTTTTTTTTTACCGTGCCAGGGTTGGATTCTTCAATACTGGAATTGTTTAGCACATCAAGTGCATAAGAAACTTCCCACCCTTCGGTTTCTAGCACATGATTTTTTCCATAGACTATTGGAGATAGTTCAGAAACTTCTTCCTCAAGGGGGATGAGGGAAACTTCAGAATATTCGCTTGACTGCATCTTGAGAAGCTGTAGTTGCATTCTAAGTTCTGCAGtaaaaatatgaaaagaacATGCGGTGACATCATGCTTGCTTTAAGGAAGAAAATGATGGAAAATAACACGAAAAAACAGAGTAAAGTGAATTATTTCTTAAAGAATGAGTGCATGGAATGCCAGGAAGTCACAGTCTCATTCCTAGGAAGGACTCAATACATAGAAATAACATATAGCATGATTTAACAAAAGCTTGGGGTAAATGGGAGATTTATCGACTTAATAAAGTCACCTATAAATGGTAGGCTTCTTTTGGAAATAAAACACTTTGAAAGGTATTTTACTTGCAGATATAAAAACCGATCGCGGTTGCATGCCCTCTGAAGAAGCACTCatggtagctttttccattaaaTCGATGTTGACATTCCTATTTCTACGAGTTCCTAAAAAGTTGACTGCCTACTTCACTTCCAACGACATACAGCCAAGATTTACACACGTGTGATTAAAAGATTACAGAGAAACTGGCTTCATACCATGAAGTTCAGCCCTCACTTTCTCAAAACTTTTAGAACTAGATGACGCGTCTTCTGCAAAAGGGACCTGGAGGACGGATACTG from the Primulina eburnea isolate SZY01 chromosome 3, ASM2296580v1, whole genome shotgun sequence genome contains:
- the LOC140826169 gene encoding protein SODIUM POTASSIUM ROOT DEFECTIVE 2-like encodes the protein MDEGSSSSFSSHIQPGSSPAIDRYNPIIRDSRRNARSIPPFSTSQQTITPKTPKNQLKKKNKKIPSIENGDQAKIKMTCADSTIISDGNSSGGVIRESRSHIKTADFITPPSSTRYLLSNDRVRFNSLSDFDPNLNLFTGETSKSEAVKTDEPYDVNPPTLSCPADQVVVLKVSLHCRGCERKMRKHISRMEGVTSFDIDFAAKKVTVAGKVTPLSVLSSISKVKNAQLWPPTISSSIQTPLSFSNSAVKKGYKEAAAA